Proteins from a genomic interval of uncultured Methanocorpusculum sp.:
- a CDS encoding metal-dependent transcriptional regulator, which translates to MDPIPQASYNHRLTMKEEDYLEAILNVSLTKGYAKSRDVAAELDVGPSSVGEMFAKLDKKGLVVYRKYEGVTLTESGRIIAEQVKFRHDVLVEFLEIVGVPGDIANKDACFMEHELSTVTIQKIREFVAAKKQK; encoded by the coding sequence ATGGATCCGATACCTCAGGCATCATACAATCACCGCCTCACCATGAAAGAGGAGGACTACCTCGAAGCGATCCTCAACGTCTCCCTCACCAAAGGATACGCCAAAAGCCGCGACGTAGCCGCCGAACTTGACGTTGGACCCTCGTCCGTTGGGGAAATGTTTGCGAAACTCGATAAAAAAGGCCTGGTCGTGTATCGGAAATATGAAGGCGTTACACTGACTGAATCCGGCAGGATCATCGCCGAACAGGTCAAATTCCGCCACGACGTCTTAGTCGAGTTCCTGGAAATAGTCGGGGTCCCCGGTGACATCGCCAACAAAGATGCCTGCTTTATGGAACACGAACTCAGCACCGTCACGATCCAGAAGATCCGGGAGTTCGTCGCGGCAAAAAAACAAAAATAA
- a CDS encoding TIGR00269 family protein, whose amino-acid sequence MTIMCGHCEKKAVYVDPVTKQRFCGEHFSAWFEAGVSAAIEKYRMIEPGDRIAVGLSGGKDSTVLLTVLAKLDLDAELIPITVDEGIGGYRDDTILAATRLCDKIGLADKLVSFTDICGKTLDELLANDPRQACSVCGTLRRRALNQAAREVGATKIATGHCLDDEAQSVLMNYLRGDVTRVTGSYRTNADTLFLPRIKPLCRATERETVAYGIVNRLLTDLPECPYTKYALRADVRKGLGKLEYKTPGTMMNIVTGQEKLLAKLGPREGEVTMMGRCELCGEPTSHRLCAACALLEKLE is encoded by the coding sequence ATGACGATCATGTGCGGTCACTGCGAAAAAAAGGCGGTGTACGTCGATCCGGTGACAAAGCAGCGGTTCTGCGGGGAGCATTTTTCGGCATGGTTCGAGGCGGGAGTCTCTGCCGCGATCGAAAAATACCGGATGATCGAGCCCGGGGACCGGATCGCAGTCGGCCTTTCCGGCGGGAAGGACTCGACGGTTCTTTTGACGGTGCTTGCAAAACTGGATCTGGACGCGGAGCTGATACCCATCACAGTTGACGAGGGAATCGGCGGCTACCGGGATGATACGATCCTTGCGGCGACCCGGCTCTGCGATAAAATCGGCCTCGCCGACAAACTGGTCTCTTTTACGGATATCTGCGGGAAGACGCTGGACGAACTGCTGGCAAACGACCCCAGACAGGCGTGCTCGGTCTGCGGGACGCTCAGGCGGCGTGCCCTGAATCAGGCGGCCCGCGAGGTTGGGGCAACCAAGATCGCGACGGGTCACTGCCTGGATGACGAGGCACAGTCGGTTCTGATGAATTATCTGCGGGGCGATGTAACCAGGGTTACGGGGTCGTATCGGACGAACGCGGATACGCTGTTTCTGCCGAGAATCAAACCGCTCTGCCGGGCGACGGAACGGGAGACGGTTGCCTACGGGATCGTGAACCGCTTGCTTACCGATCTGCCGGAGTGCCCGTACACGAAGTATGCTCTGCGTGCGGATGTTCGAAAAGGACTGGGAAAACTCGAGTACAAAACTCCCGGGACGATGATGAACATCGTGACCGGTCAGGAGAAGCTTCTCGCAAAACTCGGACCGCGGGAGGGCGAGGTCACCATGATGGGCCGCTGCGAACTCTGCGGGGAACCGACGAGTCACCGTCTGTGTGCTGCGTGTGCTCTGCTCGAAAAGCTGGAGTAA
- a CDS encoding glycosyltransferase, with protein MISVVVPSFNEEACIEAFLKSLCDQTLPRDQYEIIVVDGNSKDKTREIAEKYADKVFIQTSKKVGGARNDGVLASKYDLIVTTDADCFLPRPWLETIVKDFEKYPDASIIYGPIYPLEPGFKHKFEVFLYNIVVRIGGRTGIFYATLGANTAFRKNLFIEAGMYKVCDAGDDWELPKRMKNYGRVVLDMKMIIGFSMRRYINFGLFRSAFQWFYVVAKGGFSDKHQYMGKEYTKK; from the coding sequence ATGATTTCAGTCGTAGTTCCATCATTCAATGAAGAGGCATGCATCGAAGCCTTCCTGAAAAGTCTCTGTGACCAGACTCTTCCAAGAGACCAGTATGAGATCATCGTGGTCGACGGAAATTCCAAGGACAAGACCCGCGAGATCGCGGAAAAATACGCGGACAAGGTCTTCATCCAGACGAGCAAAAAGGTCGGCGGGGCACGAAACGACGGCGTTCTTGCAAGCAAATATGACCTGATCGTCACCACGGATGCGGACTGTTTTCTGCCGAGGCCCTGGCTTGAGACGATCGTAAAAGACTTCGAGAAGTATCCGGACGCATCGATCATCTACGGCCCGATCTATCCGCTGGAACCCGGATTCAAACACAAGTTCGAGGTGTTCCTGTATAATATCGTCGTTCGGATCGGCGGGAGAACGGGAATTTTCTACGCGACGCTTGGTGCAAACACGGCGTTTCGGAAAAACCTCTTCATCGAGGCCGGGATGTACAAGGTCTGCGATGCCGGAGACGACTGGGAACTCCCAAAACGCATGAAAAACTATGGACGGGTCGTCCTCGATATGAAGATGATCATCGGCTTTTCGATGCGGCGCTACATCAACTTCGGTCTCTTCCGCTCGGCGTTCCAGTGGTTCTACGTGGTCGCGAAAGGCGGGTTCTCGGATAAACACCAGTATATGGGCAAGGAATATACGAAAAAATAA
- a CDS encoding glycosyltransferase family 4 protein, with translation MRVNIRVENFSVFKYVGCATVAMMLYEGLQKTPGVDVELNSKKHDHDITHCHTLGPGAVWSMLRAKHVKIITAHSTPSLNVNNLAGASLINKIYKPMYKRYDHIITITKDNEREIKEMLPDMPTTRIPSCVNMDKFKPDAEKRRIFRETYGFSDDDKVILQVAQQTPRKGIYDFLDLADKHPEYKFMWVGGFPYGPISDDKKKVEARKAKAGDNVIFPGFVPDITGVYAGADVFLFPSYGDLMSISIMEALSSGLPVISRDLPEYRELFTGIAGFFTKNEEIAPLLADDALLRNATSHARASVEQYDIYKVAQMHADLYAELLA, from the coding sequence ATGCGAGTAAATATCCGGGTGGAAAATTTCTCGGTATTCAAATACGTCGGCTGTGCAACGGTCGCGATGATGCTCTACGAAGGTCTGCAGAAGACCCCGGGCGTCGATGTCGAGCTGAACAGCAAAAAACACGACCACGACATAACCCACTGTCATACTCTTGGTCCCGGTGCGGTCTGGTCGATGCTTCGGGCAAAACACGTCAAGATCATCACGGCCCACTCGACCCCGAGCCTGAACGTCAACAACCTCGCCGGTGCTTCGCTGATCAATAAGATCTACAAGCCGATGTACAAAAGGTACGATCACATCATCACCATCACGAAAGACAACGAACGGGAAATCAAAGAGATGCTCCCGGACATGCCGACGACCCGGATCCCAAGCTGCGTAAATATGGATAAATTCAAGCCGGACGCAGAAAAACGCCGGATCTTCCGCGAAACCTACGGCTTTTCGGATGACGACAAGGTGATCCTGCAGGTCGCCCAGCAGACCCCGAGAAAAGGCATCTACGATTTCCTTGACCTCGCAGACAAACATCCTGAATACAAGTTCATGTGGGTCGGCGGATTTCCCTACGGACCGATCTCGGATGATAAGAAAAAGGTCGAGGCACGGAAAGCCAAAGCCGGCGACAACGTGATCTTCCCGGGATTCGTCCCGGACATCACCGGCGTATATGCCGGAGCCGACGTCTTTTTGTTCCCGTCTTACGGGGATCTGATGTCGATTTCCATCATGGAAGCGCTCTCGAGCGGCCTTCCGGTCATCTCCCGCGACCTGCCCGAATACCGGGAACTTTTCACCGGGATCGCCGGATTCTTTACCAAAAACGAAGAGATCGCCCCCCTGCTCGCAGACGATGCTCTTCTCAGAAACGCCACGTCTCATGCCCGGGCATCGGTCGAGCAGTATGATATTTATAAGGTAGCACAGATGCATGCCGATCTGTATGCGGAGTTATTAGCATGA
- a CDS encoding FAD-dependent oxidoreductase, with translation MKWAILGGGLTGVTLARLLKEKGHEVTVLEKEPKIGGLCKSEVRNGFTFDCGGSHIIFSRDTEVLAFMQNALADNREFRNRNTKIFYKGQYVKYPFENGLYALPKEDLFFCINEYVKNLVAVEKGEVAEPKSFKDWIYYTFGKGIAECYLVPYNEKIWNYPTEKMSKHWMDGRVPRPPVEDIIKSAIGIETEGYTHQAVFSYPIEGGIEALIHAIAKPITDSIKTNYTVTSVVNTGDGWAVSNGKETILADRVISTLPLQTLLPMLDVPAPIKEACDALRYNSIACISVGFKGTLPDISWIYVPEEQWGAFNRLSFPSNFSSKVAPEGCSAVLAEITYNEGDDISKMNDEEIIMHTVDGLVRMGIIPSADDVVHTAVDHFKFAYVVYDLDYLKNIKIVREYLEGALGIDLVGRFSEFEYINMDGCIRSAMNFVEKNTCE, from the coding sequence GTGAAATGGGCAATTTTAGGCGGAGGTCTGACCGGGGTCACTCTCGCCCGTCTTCTCAAGGAAAAAGGACATGAAGTCACGGTCCTCGAAAAGGAACCGAAAATCGGCGGTCTGTGCAAATCCGAAGTGCGAAACGGATTTACCTTCGACTGCGGCGGATCGCATATCATCTTCTCCCGCGATACAGAAGTTCTCGCATTCATGCAGAACGCTCTGGCAGACAACCGGGAATTTCGAAACAGAAACACCAAAATATTCTATAAAGGTCAGTATGTAAAATACCCGTTCGAAAACGGACTCTACGCCCTTCCAAAGGAAGACCTGTTCTTCTGCATAAACGAATACGTCAAGAATCTGGTCGCCGTCGAAAAAGGCGAGGTTGCAGAGCCGAAAAGCTTCAAGGACTGGATCTACTACACATTTGGCAAAGGAATCGCCGAGTGTTATCTCGTTCCCTACAACGAAAAGATCTGGAACTACCCGACCGAGAAAATGTCGAAACACTGGATGGACGGCCGTGTTCCCCGCCCGCCGGTGGAAGACATCATCAAATCGGCGATTGGCATCGAGACCGAAGGATACACCCATCAGGCGGTCTTTTCCTATCCTATTGAGGGCGGTATCGAAGCCCTGATCCACGCCATCGCAAAACCAATTACGGATTCGATCAAGACGAACTACACCGTCACCTCAGTCGTAAACACCGGCGACGGATGGGCGGTCTCAAACGGAAAAGAGACTATTTTGGCCGACCGGGTCATCTCAACCTTGCCTCTCCAGACCCTTCTTCCGATGCTGGACGTCCCTGCCCCAATCAAGGAGGCATGCGATGCCCTTCGATACAACTCGATTGCCTGCATCTCCGTTGGATTCAAAGGGACACTCCCCGACATCTCCTGGATTTACGTGCCGGAAGAACAATGGGGCGCCTTCAACCGTCTTTCCTTCCCGTCCAACTTCTCGAGCAAAGTGGCGCCCGAAGGCTGCTCTGCGGTCCTTGCCGAGATCACCTACAATGAAGGCGACGACATCTCGAAGATGAACGACGAGGAGATCATTATGCACACCGTCGACGGCCTTGTCAGAATGGGAATCATCCCGTCGGCCGACGATGTCGTTCATACCGCGGTCGATCACTTCAAATTCGCCTACGTCGTGTATGATCTCGATTACCTGAAAAATATCAAGATCGTCAGGGAATATCTCGAAGGAGCTCTCGGCATCGATCTCGTCGGCAGATTCTCCGAGTTCGAATATATCAATATGGACGGCTGCATCCGAAGCGCCATGAACTTCGTGGAGAAAAATACATGCGAGTAA
- a CDS encoding DUF362 domain-containing protein, whose protein sequence is MKSITGSARCSTYEREQVREAVEKAIKASGGLPRVDGRKVLLKPNLLSDAGIDRAITTHPEIVYAVGKMIIEAGGILTIADSPGAGIIYSPRVLKRVYHKCGIEKVADELGIKLSYDTGYQERSCPAGNVMKRFTVINQACEADVIISVCKLKTHMFTHFSGAVKNTFGVVPGLDKPVFHSRFPDAIDFSEMLVDLNELIEPDFVVMDAVVGMEGNGPMGGQPREVGYILASHSVYGLDISAQTLVNMRPECIGTTMAALRRGLVDEVEVEGDEIIPIKDYVHPSTYSGRQKESWHKKNIYRKLQRVGKRYEPSPVINNKKCIGCGQCARICPVKAVEIIHDKAIFDLTNCIRCYCCHEMCQYHAIEMKRSMSGKVIHKVIH, encoded by the coding sequence ATGAAAAGTATAACCGGCTCGGCACGATGCAGCACGTATGAAAGAGAACAGGTACGTGAAGCCGTGGAAAAAGCGATAAAAGCTTCCGGCGGCCTGCCGCGGGTCGACGGCAGAAAGGTTCTGCTGAAGCCAAATCTTCTCTCCGACGCCGGAATCGACCGTGCGATCACCACGCATCCGGAAATCGTCTACGCGGTCGGGAAAATGATCATCGAAGCCGGCGGGATCTTAACGATCGCCGACAGTCCGGGGGCCGGGATCATCTACTCGCCAAGGGTCCTCAAACGCGTTTACCACAAATGCGGGATCGAGAAGGTCGCCGACGAACTCGGCATCAAACTCTCCTACGACACCGGATATCAGGAACGTTCCTGCCCTGCCGGAAACGTCATGAAACGATTCACCGTCATCAACCAGGCATGCGAGGCGGACGTCATCATCTCGGTCTGCAAACTCAAAACCCACATGTTCACCCATTTTTCCGGCGCCGTCAAAAACACCTTCGGCGTCGTCCCGGGACTCGACAAACCCGTTTTCCACTCAAGATTCCCTGACGCGATCGATTTTTCCGAGATGCTTGTTGACCTGAACGAACTCATCGAGCCGGACTTCGTCGTCATGGACGCGGTCGTCGGGATGGAAGGAAACGGACCGATGGGCGGCCAGCCCAGGGAAGTCGGCTACATCCTTGCTTCCCACTCTGTGTACGGCCTGGACATCTCCGCTCAGACACTCGTCAACATGCGGCCGGAATGCATCGGGACAACGATGGCCGCCCTTCGCCGCGGACTCGTCGACGAGGTCGAGGTCGAAGGAGACGAGATCATACCGATAAAAGATTACGTCCACCCGTCCACCTACAGCGGCCGCCAGAAAGAGTCCTGGCACAAAAAAAACATCTACCGGAAACTCCAAAGAGTCGGCAAAAGATACGAACCCTCTCCCGTCATCAACAACAAAAAATGCATCGGCTGCGGGCAGTGTGCACGGATCTGCCCGGTGAAAGCCGTTGAAATCATACACGACAAGGCGATCTTCGATCTGACCAACTGTATTCGGTGTTACTGCTGTCATGAGATGTGCCAGTATCACGCGATCGAAATGAAACGCTCGATGAGCGGAAAAGTCATCCACAAAGTCATCCACTGA
- a CDS encoding HD domain-containing protein, translated as MHKTQVTYPGVEQNEHTRTRLTHTLEVSEIARAISRTLGLNEHLTEAIALGHDVGHTPFGHEGEDFLNSVLQGKESEGSTTTPILNKFKIPSPGFDFKHNYQSVRMLFSWEGEHFDGSKHQYERGMNVSYKTLEGILKHSSIRYNYGDKKKGNYTHIPRLSTI; from the coding sequence ATGCACAAGACTCAAGTTACATACCCTGGAGTTGAGCAAAATGAACATACCAGAACCAGACTTACGCACACACTTGAAGTCAGTGAAATAGCACGTGCTATTTCGCGTACTTTGGGCCTGAATGAACATTTGACAGAGGCAATTGCCCTTGGTCATGATGTAGGTCATACGCCATTTGGTCATGAAGGTGAGGATTTTTTGAATAGTGTCCTACAGGGTAAAGAGAGTGAAGGTTCTACGACCACTCCAATTTTAAATAAATTTAAAATTCCAAGTCCTGGTTTCGATTTTAAACATAATTATCAAAGTGTAAGGATGTTATTTTCGTGGGAGGGAGAGCATTTTGATGGAAGCAAACACCAGTATGAGCGTGGTATGAATGTAAGTTATAAAACTCTTGAAGGCATCCTAAAACACTCCAGTATAAGATATAATTATGGAGATAAAAAAAAGGGAAATTATACTCATATCCCGAGATTATCGACAATCTAG
- a CDS encoding GNAT family N-acetyltransferase, whose amino-acid sequence MRSLQIDLRLWEERDAPSLAFFANEPLIAKNLRAGFPSPYNLEDAKAYIAFCHQLDPAENLCLAITNDDCAVGCIGVFCRGERRAELGYWLGKPYWGKGIMTKMITEICGTAFQIFPIDEIFAEPNEWNAASQRVLEKSGFVYTGEKEKSRVYTLGRGHG is encoded by the coding sequence GTGAGATCTTTGCAGATCGACCTTCGACTCTGGGAGGAGCGGGACGCCCCTTCCCTTGCTTTTTTTGCCAACGAACCATTAATAGCAAAGAATCTGCGGGCAGGGTTTCCTTCGCCGTACAACCTCGAGGATGCGAAAGCCTACATCGCGTTTTGTCATCAGCTGGACCCGGCCGAAAATCTCTGCCTTGCGATAACCAATGACGATTGTGCGGTCGGCTGCATCGGCGTGTTCTGCCGGGGCGAGAGGAGGGCAGAGTTAGGATACTGGCTCGGCAAACCCTACTGGGGCAAAGGGATCATGACGAAGATGATCACGGAGATCTGCGGTACGGCATTTCAGATCTTCCCCATCGACGAGATCTTCGCCGAGCCGAATGAGTGGAACGCGGCATCGCAAAGGGTTTTGGAAAAGTCGGGCTTCGTGTATACGGGAGAGAAGGAGAAGTCCCGGGTGTATACGCTCGGGCGTGGACACGGGTAA
- a CDS encoding 4Fe-4S binding protein, with protein sequence MLKEILAQSVKKPVTNLFPAARLPKTITGFLGQVGEGKATLIPPVETPDAMRGKLLYDRNLCNGCGLCMKVCPAHAIEQVVYPVPPAKDAEDKPRAQKRVRIYVGNCIFCGQCIDICPKGAISQSPDFLLATEDRFAESQIIE encoded by the coding sequence ATGTTAAAAGAGATCCTGGCCCAGTCGGTAAAAAAGCCGGTCACAAATCTCTTCCCGGCAGCACGCCTCCCAAAAACCATCACCGGATTTTTAGGGCAGGTCGGCGAAGGAAAAGCTACCCTGATCCCTCCCGTGGAGACACCAGACGCAATGCGGGGAAAACTGCTCTACGACAGAAACCTCTGCAACGGATGCGGCCTGTGTATGAAAGTCTGTCCGGCCCATGCGATCGAACAGGTCGTGTACCCGGTCCCTCCCGCAAAGGATGCCGAGGATAAGCCGCGTGCCCAGAAAAGGGTCCGGATCTATGTCGGAAACTGTATTTTCTGCGGTCAATGCATCGATATCTGCCCGAAGGGAGCGATCTCCCAGTCGCCGGATTTCCTGCTTGCCACGGAAGACCGGTTCGCCGAGAGCCAGATCATAGAGTGA
- a CDS encoding complex I subunit 1 family protein has translation MNILLSAFGGTIVLAIISIFVGLFLAGIDRRIVAHMQARMGPPLSQPFTDVKKLFAKQSIVPANAIPWLFNLMPIVALASSIAVLLYLPFGSLAPILGDAGDMILVLYLLIVPSLALVIGGFASGSPYATVGAQREMVSMIAYELPLAVSVIIIAWRLMAANIANPFSFTTLMQTSVWDVVGPLGIIGLLILLILFAWITPGELSKIPFDTPEAETELAGGILVEYSGRNLGVFSLAQAVKTVAMIAFGVIILLPWNLSPVFGLTGAGAAAVDLVFFFIKVVIVSILSVTVIRTMMARFRITQVVKVYWFVFGGLGIVAIILLMLDAFLMGGL, from the coding sequence ATGAACATCCTCCTCTCAGCTTTCGGAGGGACAATAGTCCTCGCGATCATTTCGATCTTCGTCGGCCTGTTCCTTGCCGGAATCGACCGGAGGATCGTCGCCCACATGCAGGCACGCATGGGCCCGCCCCTTTCCCAACCTTTCACCGATGTGAAAAAACTGTTCGCCAAACAGAGCATCGTGCCGGCAAACGCGATCCCCTGGCTCTTCAATCTGATGCCGATCGTGGCTCTCGCCTCCTCGATCGCGGTACTTCTGTACCTGCCGTTTGGAAGCCTTGCCCCGATCCTCGGCGATGCGGGCGATATGATCCTCGTCCTCTATCTCCTGATCGTTCCGTCGCTTGCTCTTGTGATCGGCGGATTTGCCTCGGGCTCGCCGTATGCAACGGTTGGTGCCCAGCGTGAAATGGTCTCGATGATCGCCTACGAACTGCCGCTCGCGGTATCCGTGATCATCATCGCCTGGAGACTGATGGCCGCGAACATCGCAAACCCGTTCTCCTTTACAACGTTGATGCAGACATCCGTCTGGGACGTTGTCGGACCTCTTGGAATCATCGGTCTTCTTATCCTTCTGATCCTCTTTGCCTGGATCACGCCCGGAGAGCTGTCGAAAATCCCGTTCGATACACCCGAAGCCGAAACGGAACTTGCGGGAGGTATTCTGGTCGAGTATTCGGGGAGAAACCTTGGTGTCTTCTCCCTTGCCCAGGCCGTGAAAACGGTCGCGATGATCGCGTTCGGCGTTATCATCCTCTTACCCTGGAATCTGTCGCCGGTCTTCGGCCTCACGGGGGCCGGAGCCGCGGCGGTCGATCTGGTCTTTTTCTTTATTAAAGTGGTCATCGTCTCGATCCTTTCGGTGACGGTGATCAGAACGATGATGGCAAGATTCCGTATCACGCAGGTCGTGAAGGTCTACTGGTTCGTCTTCGGCGGTCTTGGAATCGTGGCGATCATTCTTCTGATGCTGGACGCTTTTCTGATGGGAGGTCTCTGA
- a CDS encoding nickel-dependent hydrogenase large subunit: protein MAGKAPYIVPVGPIHPALKEPVHIELTVVGEEVISADFTPGQTHRGIEWMGLSRNPVQIVHLMDRICGICGVTHSLAFARAVEQIADITVPERGDYVRTIIAEFERIQSHLLWAGVAAHELGFDTLFYLAWRVREEAMDAIEVITGNRVNYDIIQIGGTRRDITEDQYDKIRKCLNTYKDLFGKLKKLFLEDAVIKSRCVGTGLLSFETAMAYSAVGPTSRASGVTADLRVDYPYCAYGDLDIKPVMPTIYGSDVNGDTYDRIVVRIFEIAQSIEIVETCLDNMPPGPVIWEEKVAKILSTCKKASGEAVGRHEAPRGEAVHYVAMDGAEAPISWKVKASSYSNLHVWPIILKGAQLADIPVIVASVDPCLSCTDRVAVTDNGSTKIFTKEQLAKMSYEKSRRMMQ, encoded by the coding sequence ATGGCCGGAAAAGCACCCTACATAGTGCCGGTCGGTCCGATCCACCCGGCATTAAAAGAGCCGGTCCACATCGAACTGACCGTAGTCGGTGAAGAGGTCATCTCGGCCGACTTCACGCCCGGACAGACCCACCGCGGCATCGAGTGGATGGGTCTTTCCCGAAACCCGGTCCAGATCGTGCATCTCATGGACAGGATCTGCGGTATCTGCGGCGTGACCCACTCGCTGGCATTTGCAAGAGCCGTCGAACAGATCGCCGACATCACTGTCCCCGAACGGGGCGATTACGTCAGAACGATCATCGCCGAGTTCGAGCGTATCCAGTCCCACCTGCTTTGGGCAGGAGTCGCCGCTCATGAACTCGGATTCGACACGCTGTTCTATCTTGCGTGGAGAGTCCGCGAAGAGGCAATGGACGCGATCGAAGTGATCACTGGAAACCGGGTGAACTACGACATCATCCAGATCGGCGGCACCCGCCGGGACATCACCGAGGATCAGTACGACAAAATCCGCAAATGTCTGAACACCTACAAGGACCTGTTCGGCAAACTCAAAAAACTCTTCCTCGAAGACGCGGTAATCAAATCCCGCTGCGTTGGAACCGGCCTGCTCTCATTCGAGACCGCGATGGCATATTCAGCCGTCGGTCCGACGTCCAGAGCGTCCGGCGTGACAGCCGATCTCCGCGTGGATTATCCCTACTGTGCCTACGGGGATCTCGACATCAAACCGGTCATGCCGACCATTTACGGAAGCGACGTGAACGGAGATACCTATGACCGGATCGTGGTCCGCATCTTCGAGATCGCCCAGTCGATCGAGATCGTTGAGACATGTCTCGACAACATGCCGCCGGGCCCCGTCATCTGGGAAGAGAAGGTCGCAAAGATCCTCTCGACCTGCAAGAAGGCATCGGGCGAAGCGGTCGGACGGCACGAAGCACCGAGAGGGGAGGCGGTCCATTATGTCGCCATGGACGGAGCGGAAGCGCCGATCTCCTGGAAGGTCAAAGCCTCCTCATACAGTAATCTGCATGTCTGGCCGATCATCCTGAAAGGCGCCCAGCTTGCCGATATCCCGGTCATCGTGGCCTCAGTCGATCCGTGTCTTTCCTGCACGGACCGGGTCGCCGTCACCGATAACGGATCCACGAAGATCTTCACGAAAGAACAACTCGCAAAGATGTCCTACGAGAAGTCCCGGAGGATGATGCAATGA
- a CDS encoding NADH-quinone oxidoreductase subunit C: protein MDEIYTPAEVVEKLKAALGDAMLESSIRVRAEGVKKRENSNIWITIQKEAIHFAVEELMKIRYPHLSCISGYDKGAKDPNLRVQYIFSLYGGIENIECMVIFSTDIPKADPHIPTITDLMEGAAFTEQEKREYLGIIVDGLPEAKHKFFLPQDFPSNVYPLRKDEKKIPDSMVKDLWACGRPENRPPAPLEDE from the coding sequence ATGGACGAAATATATACCCCCGCAGAAGTGGTGGAGAAACTCAAAGCCGCACTCGGCGACGCCATGCTGGAATCCTCCATCAGGGTCAGAGCCGAAGGCGTGAAGAAACGGGAAAACAGTAATATCTGGATCACGATCCAAAAGGAAGCGATCCATTTCGCAGTCGAAGAACTGATGAAGATCAGATATCCTCACCTGTCCTGCATTTCCGGATACGACAAAGGAGCAAAAGATCCAAACCTTCGCGTCCAGTACATCTTCTCTCTCTACGGCGGGATCGAAAACATAGAATGCATGGTCATCTTTTCAACCGACATCCCAAAAGCCGATCCGCATATCCCGACGATCACCGATCTGATGGAAGGAGCGGCCTTCACCGAACAGGAGAAGCGGGAGTATCTCGGCATCATCGTCGACGGCCTGCCGGAAGCAAAACACAAATTCTTCCTGCCGCAGGATTTCCCGTCAAACGTCTATCCGCTGCGAAAAGACGAGAAGAAGATCCCCGACTCGATGGTCAAGGATCTCTGGGCATGCGGCAGACCGGAAAACCGGCCGCCTGCACCTCTGGAGGATGAGTAA
- a CDS encoding NADH-quinone oxidoreductase subunit B family protein, with translation MKLTPSLNRSLWVFHFNAGSCNGCDIEIVATLTPRYDPERFGVKLVGSPRHADVLLVTGPVTNQMADRLRRVYAQMAGPKVVMVVGTCGQSGGVFSTSYNLAGPVDQIIPVDVYVLGCAPRPEAIINGVVTAIAKLERLEGGK, from the coding sequence ATGAAACTTACACCATCCTTAAACAGATCCCTCTGGGTCTTCCACTTCAATGCGGGTTCCTGCAACGGCTGCGATATCGAGATCGTAGCGACCCTGACCCCCAGATATGATCCGGAACGTTTCGGCGTGAAACTCGTGGGCTCCCCACGGCACGCGGACGTTTTACTCGTAACGGGCCCCGTCACGAATCAGATGGCCGACAGACTCCGCCGGGTCTATGCCCAGATGGCAGGGCCCAAAGTGGTGATGGTTGTTGGAACATGCGGTCAGTCGGGCGGCGTGTTTTCAACATCATACAATCTGGCAGGTCCGGTCGATCAGATCATCCCGGTGGACGTGTATGTCCTGGGATGTGCCCCGAGACCCGAGGCAATTATAAACGGCGTGGTTACGGCGATCGCGAAACTCGAACGACTTGAAGGAGGAAAATAA
- a CDS encoding hydrogenase: MIGDLLNGYGFWNPLVWIVVMATGLLVAWLIWRCGESDYDKGTEQTKPYLSGNDEPEKGAVHIRGGNMYWGFTQALKGYYDKLVPLHSGVVNDYLAWFLIGVIVIFVVVIVL; the protein is encoded by the coding sequence ATGATCGGAGATCTCTTAAATGGATACGGATTCTGGAATCCGCTCGTCTGGATCGTCGTTATGGCCACGGGACTGCTGGTCGCCTGGCTTATCTGGCGCTGCGGCGAGTCGGACTATGACAAAGGAACCGAACAGACCAAACCCTACCTCTCCGGAAACGACGAGCCCGAAAAAGGCGCGGTCCACATCAGAGGCGGGAACATGTACTGGGGATTCACCCAGGCCCTCAAAGGATACTACGACAAACTCGTTCCGCTCCATTCCGGCGTGGTGAACGACTACCTCGCATGGTTCCTGATAGGAGTCATCGTGATCTTCGTGGTGGTGATTGTTCTATGA